The DNA segment AAAATAATAAGAACAATTGAAAAGGCAAAAGAATTAAAATGTAATTTTCTTTGTTTTCCAGAACTTTCAATTACAGGATATCCACCAGAGGACTTACTTTTGAAAAATAAATTTATCCAAGATAACTTAAAAGCAGTTGAAAGAATAAAAAATAAAGTAGAGGATATGGTTGTAATAGTTGGTTTTGTAAATAGAGAAGATTCAAAGATTTACAACTCTGCTGCGATAATTTATAAAAGAAAAATAATTGGGATTTACAATAAAAAAATTCTTCCAAATTATGATGTTTTTGATGAAAAGAGATATTTTGATGAAGGAAAAAAAGAGGGTATTTATGAAATTAATGGAATTAAATTTGGTATTACAATATGTGAAGATATATGGCATAAAAATGATCCTTATGCAAAACAGATAAAAGATGGAGCAAAATATATTTTCACTTTAAATGCTTCCCCTTATCATTTCAGAAAAATTAAAGAAAGAGAAAATTTAGTAAGAAATATATGCACTGAAAATAATGTTTTTTTATTTTATACAAATCTTGTTGGTGGTCAGGATGAACTTGTTTTTGATGGTCAAAGTTTTGCAATGAATCCAAAAGGAGAAATTATAAAGAAAGCAAGTCCCTTTGAAGAAGAGATTTTATTTTTTTCAACAAATGAAAAACAGGAGAAAATTATAGAAATTAGTGAAGAAGAGGAGATATATAAAGCACTTATTTGTGGATTAAAGGACTATGTTTATAAAAATAATTTTAAAAAAGTTGTTATAGGTTTAAGTGGTGGTATTGATTCATCCCTTGTGGCAACAATTGCTACTGATGCTCTTGGAAAAGATAATGTTATAGGTGTTTTTATGCCTTCAAGGTTTTCCTCTTCTCAATCTTTTAATGATGCAAAAAAATTAGCAGAAAATCTTGGAATTAAATTTATTGTGATACCGATAGAAGATGCAATAAGAATAAGGACAGGAGAAAAAGGTGATGAAGCAATTTAAAAAATGTTTAATAATTAAGCATAAAATTGAAGAAGGTCCTGGAATAATTGAAGATATTTTAAAAGAGATGGGTATATTATATAAAATTATTGAGTTAGAAAATGGAGAAAAATTACCAGAAGATATTAAGAATATTGATTTTATTTTTTCTCTTGGAGGTCCTATGAATGTTTATCAGGAGAGAGAATATCCTTTTTTAAAAGAGGAAGAAGATCTTATAAAAAAAATTTATCAATTTAAAAAACATTTTTTGGGAATTTGTCTTGGAGCACAGATTCTTGCAAAAACATTTGGTGCAAAAGTAAATTTAAACTTTTGCAAAGAAATAGGATTTTTTGAAGTTGAATTGACTGAAAATGGGAAAAAAGATAATATTTTTACTGGAGTTTCAGAAACTTTTACATGTTTTCAATACCATTCAGATTGTTTTGAACTTCCTGAAAATGGAATTTTACTTGTTAAAGGAAAAAAATGTTTAAATCAAGGTTTTAAAATAGGTGAAAATCTTTACGGTTTTCAATTTCATATAGAGATTAATAAAAAATTACTTTTTGATTTTGGAGTTAAAAAAGTATATTATAAAAAGTTAGAAAAGATAAAAGAAACAGGAGAAATAAT comes from the bacterium genome and includes:
- a CDS encoding type 1 glutamine amidotransferase — protein: MKQFKKCLIIKHKIEEGPGIIEDILKEMGILYKIIELENGEKLPEDIKNIDFIFSLGGPMNVYQEREYPFLKEEEDLIKKIYQFKKHFLGICLGAQILAKTFGAKVNLNFCKEIGFFEVELTENGKKDNIFTGVSETFTCFQYHSDCFELPENGILLVKGKKCLNQGFKIGENLYGFQFHIEINKKLLFDFGVKKVYYKKLEKIKETGEIIIKNFLKKEG
- the nadE gene encoding NAD(+) synthase, translated to MDNLFIGLCQLNFIVGDINGNTEKIIRTIEKAKELKCNFLCFPELSITGYPPEDLLLKNKFIQDNLKAVERIKNKVEDMVVIVGFVNREDSKIYNSAAIIYKRKIIGIYNKKILPNYDVFDEKRYFDEGKKEGIYEINGIKFGITICEDIWHKNDPYAKQIKDGAKYIFTLNASPYHFRKIKERENLVRNICTENNVFLFYTNLVGGQDELVFDGQSFAMNPKGEIIKKASPFEEEILFFSTNEKQEKIIEISEEEEIYKALICGLKDYVYKNNFKKVVIGLSGGIDSSLVATIATDALGKDNVIGVFMPSRFSSSQSFNDAKKLAENLGIKFIVIPIEDAIRIRTGEKGDEAI